A segment of the Anaeromicrobium sediminis genome:
ATAGGCGGTAGTGTTTGTCACTTCTTTGCCGTAATATATTTATTACCTAGATAAGCAAAATGCTCCAGTTATTACTAATGGAGCATTTTTTTAATAATTTTTATAAAGGGGAAAATAATAATTAGTAAAATCACTTAAAGAAAAAGGATGATACATGTGTATAAACCTGCATACTTAAATTTATTATTAAATGGTGAATTAGAAAGTAGAGTTAAGACTTTAAAAGAAATGCTTAAAAATTGTGTTCTATGTCCTCATGAGTGTGGTGTAAACAGATTAGAGGGAGAAAGGGGCTATTGCAAAACCCTAGATAATTGTGTTGTATCTGGAGGTGAACCCCATTTTGGTGAGGAAGAAGAATTAGTAGGAAATTATGGATCTGGTACAATATTTTTTTCCCATTGTAACTTAAGTTGTGTATTTTGCCAGAATTATGAAATAAGCTTTTGCGGAGAAGGGAGAATAATAAGTTCAAGGGAACTTTCAAAAATGATGCTTTCCTTACAAAGGTATGGGTGTCATAATATTAATCTTGTTTCTCCAAGTCACATAGTACCACAGATAGTAGAAGCAATATTTATGGCAGCTAAAGAGGGGTTAAATATTCCTATAGTATATAATACAAATGGTTATGACTTAACTGGTACACTTAAGTTGTTAGATGGTATTGTAGATATTTATATGCCAGATATTAAATTTGCTGATGATGAGAAGGCATTGAAATACCTAGGAGTAAAAAACTATTATACCATCACAAAAAAAGCTGTAAAGGAAATGTATAGACAGGTTAATAATTTAAAAACCGATGATAGAAATATTGCATATAAGGGCCTTATGATTAGGCATTTAGTACTTCCACAAAATTTAGCAGATACGGAAAAAATAATGAAGTTTATAGGAGATGAAATATCTACAGATACCTATGTAAACATTATGGATCAGTACTACCCTGCGTATACATCTCATAAGTATGAAGAACTGAGTAGAACCATATCTAAAGAAGAATATAAAATTGCAGTAAACTCAGCTAAATCAGCAGGATTAAAAAGATATAAAACTAGTTATTAAGCCATATAGTGAGGGGTTGTTACTTTAGTATATATGTTTTTAAAACTTGGGGCATTGCCATCATCAAATAACATAATATCTACTGAAACGTCCTCATAAAAGGGGGCGTATTTTTTTTATGGAGTTCATAGGAGCTTCACTAATATGTTTATGAATATAGAAATTTAAGATATATTTATGGTTAAAAATATTTACCATAATATTACTATATAATATAATTGCATAGGAAAGAACTTACTTAATGGGTTTCATTTATAAAATGACAAAAGAGGAGATTATATATGACAAAAAATATTATTTTAGGAGTATTGGTAATGGGAATACTAGCATGTGGTCTTTTAGTGGTAGATTCCTATGTAATAGATAAAGAAGAGAATACAAATGAAAGGGCACTAAAAGAAAGTATAATAAATAAGTGTACTGAATATAAGACTATAGGTTTAAATGAACTTACCCCCTTTGAGTGGGATGAGGTCTATTCATTTCCACCCTATATGGATAAGGATTCAATGAGTGAACTGTCAGGTATTCCTAAATCCCATTTAAGTGAAACTTATAGTGAAGGCACCATGAATATTATATTCTTAAAGGACAAGAAAGTAGTATGTAAAATAATAGGTTATCCAAAGGAATTTTATTTAAGTATAGGTGATTCAAAATACGAAGATAATGAAAGACTTTTAATAAGCAAATTACCTACTAAAGATGATGAAACAATAGTTTTAAATAGATATAATGGAGAAAAAGTAAAAACAATAGAAGACGGAAATTATTTAAATGAAAAGATGGTTGGTTATTGGGAGAAAAATGTAGAGGAAGAAAATAATAATGAAATAAAACAAAAGCACATTAATATGGTTTTGACTAAGGATGGAGTAGTAAAATTTAATTTCTTTTACAGTTTATATAAGGATAACACTAATATAGAAAATTTAGATAGAGCAGGATCTAGAAGTAGTACCCAATCATTTAATAGTCATAGTGGCAAGTATATGGTAGAAGATGATGAGATTATATTAAAGCTTCAGGGTGATAGGTTCATAATGAAAATAGATTTTAAGGGAGAAAGTAGCATATTAAATGGTGAATATGAATTGGTAAAGAAATAAGGGACTATTAAAAAAATAGTCCCTTTGTGTATAATGATGTTTTTACCTTGTAATTTATAAAAACTTTTCTTTAACCTTATTCCAAAAATCATAGTTTTTCAATCTCAATACTTGAGCTTTTAATGAGGACATTCTAAGTTGAATCTCTTCAATCTCATCATACTTATGTTCTTCTCCATCTGTAACTATCAAAATAGAATTTTCAAATCTATATTCCGGATATACTTTAATTGTGGAAGTTTCAGGAACTATAATACTAGATGTGAAGGATCTATATGCAGTTGTAGTTATAGGTGCTATAGGTGTTATTTGCATTAAGGATAATCTTGGATCTACTATACTACCTCGTAAAGAATAATTGTAGGCAGTAGAACCGGCTGGTGTAGCCACTAATACACCATCTCCACTAAACTTTTCTATAAAACTATTATCTAAAGATAGATTTAAATGTATAGTTCTTGATTTATCACCCTTTATACAAATTTCATTCACACCTAAAAGTTCTATACAGTGAGATTTAGTACATACTAAAGCCTCTACCAATTTAAATTCTTGTATTGTATATTCTCCTTTAGAATAAAGAAAAATAAACTCATCTAGTTGATAGGGAGATACTTCTTGGAAGAATCCCAAATGACCTGTATTTATTCCTACTATAGGCATACTAGGAAAATTATTGTCATGAAGAGTTCTTAAGAAAGAACCGTCTCCACCTACGCAGATTATTAAATCTCCATTTGAGTCAAATTCATTAGGTACATAATACCCAGCTTTCTCTAGTTTTTGTTTTAACACTCTACTGGTTTCCTTTGAAATAGGTCTATCATTAGACACTATATTTATAATACGATTTTCGCCCTTAAGCATCAAATCACTCCATTTTATGTAAATTTAATTAATTTTACCATAATTAAAATTTAAATTAAAGGTAATATTATGCATTAACACCTTTAAAGAAGTGTCTTGGTAAGTTATAATAAATCTTGTTAAACTAAATTATAAAGGTGATAAAATATGATAAATACAAATGAAGAAACTAACAAGTTAAAGTTTTTAGTAGATGAAGAACATGCAGGAATTCATTTAAAAGAAGTATTGTATGATGTTATGAAATTATCTAGCAGATTAGTTAGAAGAGCTAAAAGAAAAAAAGGAATATTAGTAAATGGTCATAAAATTCCATTTCATTCTACATTGAGAAAAAATGATTTAGTAGAAGTAATCATGGAAGATGAACCTAATCAATTTGAACCAGAAGACATAAACATAGATATAGTATATGAAGATGTGGACCTAATTATAATTAATAAGCAACCTGGATTAGTAGTACACCCTACAAAGGGCCATCCTACAGGAACTTTGGCAAATGCCCTGGTTCATCATATGAATAAAACCAGAAATACATTTAAGATAAGATTTGTAAATAGATTAGATAGGGATACTTCAGGTCTAATAATAGTAGCAAAAAACTCTTTTGGCCAACAGGAATTATCTAAACAAATGCAAGAAAATAAAGTTGATAAATATTATCTTACTGTAGTAGAAGGTCAAGTAAGTGAAAATAAGGGAACCATATTTGCACCTATAGGAAGGGAATATGAAGATAGTATAAAAAGAGTTGTAATGGAAGGTGGACAAGACTGTATAACCCATTTTCAAGTGACAGAGAGAATGAAAAAGGCCACAGTATTAGAAATAAAGCTAGAAACGGGAAGAACTCATCAAATTAGAGTTCATATGGATTATATGGGACATGCTTTAATAGGTG
Coding sequences within it:
- a CDS encoding radical SAM protein encodes the protein MYKPAYLNLLLNGELESRVKTLKEMLKNCVLCPHECGVNRLEGERGYCKTLDNCVVSGGEPHFGEEEELVGNYGSGTIFFSHCNLSCVFCQNYEISFCGEGRIISSRELSKMMLSLQRYGCHNINLVSPSHIVPQIVEAIFMAAKEGLNIPIVYNTNGYDLTGTLKLLDGIVDIYMPDIKFADDEKALKYLGVKNYYTITKKAVKEMYRQVNNLKTDDRNIAYKGLMIRHLVLPQNLADTEKIMKFIGDEISTDTYVNIMDQYYPAYTSHKYEELSRTISKEEYKIAVNSAKSAGLKRYKTSY
- a CDS encoding NAD(+)/NADH kinase, giving the protein MLKGENRIINIVSNDRPISKETSRVLKQKLEKAGYYVPNEFDSNGDLIICVGGDGSFLRTLHDNNFPSMPIVGINTGHLGFFQEVSPYQLDEFIFLYSKGEYTIQEFKLVEALVCTKSHCIELLGVNEICIKGDKSRTIHLNLSLDNSFIEKFSGDGVLVATPAGSTAYNYSLRGSIVDPRLSLMQITPIAPITTTAYRSFTSSIIVPETSTIKVYPEYRFENSILIVTDGEEHKYDEIEEIQLRMSSLKAQVLRLKNYDFWNKVKEKFL
- a CDS encoding RluA family pseudouridine synthase, encoding MINTNEETNKLKFLVDEEHAGIHLKEVLYDVMKLSSRLVRRAKRKKGILVNGHKIPFHSTLRKNDLVEVIMEDEPNQFEPEDINIDIVYEDVDLIIINKQPGLVVHPTKGHPTGTLANALVHHMNKTRNTFKIRFVNRLDRDTSGLIIVAKNSFGQQELSKQMQENKVDKYYLTVVEGQVSENKGTIFAPIGREYEDSIKRVVMEGGQDCITHFQVTERMKKATVLEIKLETGRTHQIRVHMDYMGHALIGDELYGKTSELIGRQALHAKKLAFNQPRTGERIVVDSTIPKDIENLINSLK